The Engystomops pustulosus chromosome 3, aEngPut4.maternal, whole genome shotgun sequence region GAGGTTTATGTATCCTCTGTATGGAGTCTGTAATCTAGACTAAAAATGCCTTTACCCGCATTCTGAATCAttacagtactttatataagtttgatgtatataacctgcctccctgccagcagtgtgtgctgAGTCCCCagggaaggggcagctgcagccaaaGGTTTGCCAATGTCAGACTTTCCTCCTCCGGGAGTCACCACAcaatactggcagggagccaggtaatgtgaattaaacttctataaagtactgaaatgattcagaatgctgacaatggtattttaaaaatcagcacagctattggaacctgacaccagctaaaaattacatttctggtgtAAGTTCGCTTTAAGGTGTAGTGTTTTATAATCTCAGTTATCTCAATATAAAGCCTGTCCATCCTGGGGAAGAAATCTTGAGTGTCATCATGAATCTCACTGGAGGTATCACTGCTGCTCCTGGTGAATTTGAAGTTCGGTAAAAAAGTATAAAGAAATTGGGGTGCTATATTATACATGCTCCTATTGCTTGGAGCACATGCAAAACTGCGCATGTGCTGGAACCCGTCATAGAAGGTAAATATAAGCTTTTTATCTCATAGGTGAACGGATAATTAGGACATTAAACCACAGATCCATTAGGATCTGGCAAAGGTGGACTGTTCCAGATgtagttgacaggttccctttaatccaactatatgcatatatacatttcATAGAGATTGGCCAATGGTCTAATGTGTTTAGATGATGTCAACAAAAAGACAGGTCTGGCGACGTGGAAGTTGGACATACCCAAGAATCAGATATTTTGGTCTATGGGAAGATAAGCTGTTGGACTCCCTTTAACATGGGGGAGTCAGGAAGAACATCTGCCGGCCAAGTAAGTGTCATAAATATCCAAGACCTGTAGTATCTCCAAAGATGTGTCATAAACTACTCAACCTAATCCAAGAATCCTTTCATGGTGGAGTTTAGTCAATACTGTTTTAATGTTCTTAAAGTTTCTACTGTGCCCTATAAAACATGTATAAAACAAACGCCCCGCGCTTAACGTGCATCCCTAACAATAGTAGAAGGCAACAAAACTACCTGAGGATATAGAAGGCACATATTACAAGTATACAATTGCCTCTGAGCTGCTCCTAATAGACGTATGTACAAAAAGTTCTTGGTCCCAGTTGGAAAGACCATCAAGTCAAGCCAGAACAACCCTACATGGCTCTACATTTAGTTACGTTCCTATTTCTTGAAAGCCTACAAGGCCTTGCTTTCGTAACGACCTAGGTCTACAGAGAAGACTTGAGCATTCCCACTCAGACCACAATGGTCTCCAACCTCGAGTCCAATATTTTCGAAAATAGGTGAATGTTTTTGAAAACCAATGGACTCCATTGACTGTCCATAAACCTGACAACTTAACCGTAAGAGACCTCACTTGGTCAAAAAGTGGATTAGGAAAGATAATCATAAAACCCATAAAAGACAGCAAATTATTTACATACAACTGTGTCGGTTCAAAAGAAAGTAATATCTCTATTTCTTTTCCGGTTCCTTCTTGGCTTCTTCTTTCAAAGTTGACTTATGGTACTTTTGGCCAATCCCATAAGGAACATGAGCTGCGATTGTACCCAATTCTTGGGCACCTTCTATATGGAACATCTGGTCATCAAAGAAGAGATGTGGTCGAATTTTGTCTAAAATTGGTCCTTTTGGTGCTCCTGCGAGGAACAGAGCTTCATCCACCTCAAGACCCCAGGCACGCAAGGTCTTCAGGGCCCGGGCACCAGAGCTGGCGGCACTTCTGGCCGTCACAAGGTAGGTCCTTATGGGGCACTTCAGACGGGCATCTTTGGCATAAAACTTCCTCTTTATCTTACCCAGGGCTTCTAGAAAACACTTCAATGGACCCTGTAGAAGAAGTGGGTATGTTTCCCATTAAATCCTATATCCATGTTTTCTATTGAGATTCCGAGGAACTCGGATTACCAAATCTTAAGTAGATTGGAAGGAATAATCACATTATAAATCATTTTAATGTTTGCTAATAGAACCTGTTTATAGCAGGCAGCTTGGTTGGCGTAGGTCCTTCTGGCACTGGGCACAGACTTGGCACCAGCTATAGTAGCATTATAAAATCACATCACAATTCTGCTCCAGTGTTATGAAAACGTAGAATAACAAATACCCGGAGCGTCGTGTGATCCTCCATACATTATACATGCCCGCGCTCAATCAGAGCAAGATGTTGTCACAACACAGCAGGGATTCCTGGACTGGGTGCCATGTGTATAGTGCCAGGTGTCACAGTCATCTGCAGGGCATGAAGCAGTCAACAGACCAATATAGACATACAACCTGTTCATATCAGCGCCATGGGACAGATGTATCTCTGTTCTGCACTCTAGTCTCATTgttgcaccagaattatcacaagttacaaccatctgtgatgagttgagttcctgcctcttattcatCACTTTACATTaggtgcagtttaggcgcaatgttagattcaggctcttacatgtgatcctcctacaagctcctctctgcttctctcctgcaccccagcatgataataaccctcacagcagcacccaggtgtgtgacaccctgcacccagtgatctcctcagcaggggcttctcctggaggggatcccccagtgctggtctcctgctgcacccctgtaagcTGTCAGTCTCCTGGTTCCATTCAGGGGTAGTCATCCTGCACATAGTTTCATCCGACTAACATTTATTATTTTGGGGGCTAGATGTAGTTTTTTGGGGCTTTATGTTAGAGgtgttttgcactgtgatgttatattgtggtGCACGGCCTTCATTTATTTGGTGCACCGTAATATGAAAGTTAGTGTACAAGTTGGCAGACTTGCTCTTTGTGGGACTAGCAAAAATGTACGCCGGATCAGACCTGGTCTTAGGAGCCTCTTAGTGGATATGGGTCGCCAATGCCAGCCTTAATAACCCAATCCCCAGTATATGAAACTACCAGAGAGTTACTGCTAATAtattcagctcacagagcattgtctagacatTGGTCTCCACTGAGCGCATTAACTGCTATGTCCAGGATTACTGCcccacaggtatatacagaccaagggtagacacctgtgtgtgtgtctcttgtctgttattcctctgggtcaTTCTTGTAGGCAAATcccttgacttgttctgaggactgtAGAGgaccttctatacctctatacaggttatggtgatctatttatcatgtatatttagatATTTCACTActggtgtattttttttaaaattaatttatttttaattgatgtaataaagtgtcattttatgctttctacattgtGGTTTTTGTTTCCTCCTTTTTGTGGTGTtatttacattatatattgtgtatatattaaaTGATCTGCATTGTCCATGTCCCCTATTACTTGTAttggtgtttttatcttaaaaaacGTAGAACATTTTGTTATTGAATAATACAATATCTAAAGTTTctgtaaaggggttgttcactttaccacatgtttttgtaatgtgtgtgtgtgggggggcaggatatgaagtaatttaccaatatacatctagtaatagttctgctccgctttcttgatatgtaaagtgaagtctcctgtcttttacctcatcagccagagattcctgtacataaaatggcggcagatggagggtcatgtgatgtatatctgtccatgagcaatcatgAGCAGGGGGGATTGTTCAAagtcagttagagatcacatgaccctccatgtgcggccattttatggacaggaatctctggctgatgaggtaaaatatagaaaaaaaacatgaGCGGAGCCCCTAGTGCAGTCTGTGAAAAGAGACGATAATAAGTATCAGTGATATCTGCTCAACTTGAGACAACTTGTGTCTTAGGGGTCGAACAGATATCAAAAGGTCCGATGTTCGTTAAGTAAAGACCCCGTCGTTAAGTAAAGACCCCGATCAGCAGACCCACCACATCAAAACTAGTTTTTTTGTGCTTAACTGCCATCACTCCTGAAGCTGAATCATCTAAAGTGTCGCTATACGGACTGATGAAGGGGGTGACCCACTCCCGAGACGTGTAGtccatttttgtacaaaaaaaaatgcgACAAAAAGATATCTGTGTCGGATCGAATAATTACGAGTAGCACGTCTAATATCAACCGGGCCTTTTATAACTTCACCTATgcaatgatgaggtaaaagaccggaggcttcactttacatatcaataaggcggagcagaactattactagatgtatattggtaacttacctcatatcctgccccctcaCACTTacaccacattacaaaaaacttgaggtaaaatgaccaacccctttaatgattcctGTAGGCCACACTCACACACGATCCCATACTGTACCTGAGCCAGTGGCTTGTTCTCAAATTGTTTCTCATGTTCAAAGAAAGAGTCCAGTCCTCGCTCTTTAACAATCTGCTCAGACTCGTCGGAGAACAGGACAGCGTCACCATCGAAAGCCACCCGCAGCTCATACTCCGGCAGCACGATGTCCCGCTTGGAAATAAACATGGTGGCCGCCGCGATTCCTGAGGTGAGAGAAGAACATTATATACAGTAAGACGCTGGTGGAATAATCCAGCTATAAACAAAGAGCTGAAGTCATATGATATTAATCCACTGTAGAAGTCCAATATTCAAGAAGAGTCCAATCTTTCTATGTAGATACAACCACTGTTGACCTGTCTTATGTTCTCCTCGAATGATCATAGATGACTTTCTGTCCCACCAGTGAAAGTGATCATCACCATTGCAGAAATGGAGTGGGAGGACGAGCAGGACATCAAAATTCAGCATGGAGTGCCGCTTCACGCTACAGGCAAGTCTTCTGCCCTGAAACGTCCATCACTTTTGCATTCTGATGTTCTGATGTTCTGCTCGTCCTCCCACTCTTTTTCCATGATGCTTCTGTATCACTTGTGAGTATGAATATTACAGAAGGATCTTAGAAGACAAAGATTGGTGACCGCCATTCTGTCTTTCTACatgttttgggggtcatttattccccccccccttctctgagctctttttgcgcctatTTTTTTGGCCAttatttgtctttgtagttttggctctttgtcaaatgcaggtttGTTTGGAGACCTATAAAAGGCGTAAATTCTTGCGTAACTCATAGCATTGCTTTTCCTACTCATGGTCAGATGTATTTTTGCACAAGTTTTTGAGCcttttaggcgcaaatcaatgttaGATCAGGCGCAAACTTCTGGAAGCagaagaaatacaaagacaaatactGCTACACGGCAAACTCTGATGCACTGCTGGAAAAATGTAGGAAAAATTGCACATATACTCCAATGCGCCCAAAAAGTAACGAAAATACAACCGAAAAACacacatcagactaagataaatctgcccccttatGTCAAGAAATGCTGCAATCCACTATGaactcggcttatagtcgagtctATGGAATAAaactactcacctttccgacgcccccccgcagtcctcttctgtcttctgaagtCCAGGCTTCGGGTCCCCGTGCTCTGCGTcacacacaccatgatgtcatcatgtcagtAAGTGAGTGACTTGTATACATGAGGCAGCGCGGGGACCTGGAAATGGAGCTTGAAAAGAcataagaggacctgcggggggcatcggagaggtgagtacagagggttttttttaattggcTGGGCATAGtgtactgctggctatatacaagggggcaggcactggctatataccaatgcatttcccaccctaggcttctaCTCGGgtggtttttcccagttttgtgtgTTAACattaggtacctctgcttatactcaagtatatacagtacatatctaAAAGAATAATCACCACTCCAGTATCCTATCTATCTCTGATGAGCTTCCATGGACTTTCGGCAGTGTTGTACATGGTGGTTACCAGTGAGGTGAAGCCCAGCCCCAGGGCCTGACACCCATGCCCCCTCTCCTGGTCTCTGAATGATCCCTCTGTTTGTTACATAACATAACCCTGGCCACCCGTGGCAGCGCTTTCTCTCTCATGTCTTCTGTCTGTGGAACATGTTGCTACTGCAGGAGTGAGGCCGAGCCAAAAGACGGATAACAAACTATGTAGAAAATAATATACACATGTAAAAGCCATTACACAACATCAGCGAGTGACTGACAGCTCCTGGAAAATCTCCAAGGTGATCCGACCGCCCCTAACACTCCATGGGAGACTTCCTACAAAATATCCAGGATCCTACTCATATAAAGCCAGATCCAGAGGCGTAACCACAGGGTACCCCCATATATCATTCATATTACTGTACCTGTGCACCCCAAAAACGTATGCCCCTAACTACCCCCGACAATCCTAATGCACGTAGGAGATCTCCAGTGCTAATTAGTCATAAatttgtgaaaaatacatttatattccaggattgcagcttcaccaagcgtccttacactgctgtgcactttgctctctgcattgagctgcacTACTACCCCTCTTCTTTCTCCCAAATGACTTCTGCAGTATTTAAACTGTAGAAACTTGCTGTGGCTTTCGTTGTTTCAGAGGGGGAGCTGTGATTTATTCCGAtacacagagctaagagcacagcagtgtgaggacatagaaTGTAcaactatataaatataatactctggaatataaatccatttggcATCTTCCATGTCAGTAAAGGACTTGCATACTTCTCAAGTCTTTGGAAACCAGAGGGACAGACAGAGATTTTGGGTCTCGTTCACTGCCTCATGCAGCAACTCTATGCGGTCCGGAAAGTTGTGTGCAATGGTGATGCAGGGAGCGGTCAGCTCATACGTAGGGATGCATGGACCCGAACCGCAATGTAGGAGTCTGTGTCGAACATTGCAAGTTCGGGTCCCCAATTAAGGGTTTGGCTTTCTGGTTAACACTTGCAGTTGGTACCTGCAAAGTTTGGGGCGAAGGCCATAGGACAAGAGAACGCTCACACAGCTTTTCCTACATGGTGGCATGATATCTGGCCACCCAGCTCTCCCTGAAACAGCACAGTGACTGACTATAACATCACTCAGACTTATGTTCTCCAATCTGAGTGAGGTAAGTAATGTACTTCAGGTAATTAGTCACTGACTACAGTGAAAGCAGTGGCCTCTGGCTGACCGGTCACGTACAATGGCCGCCGCTGTGTCTGTTTCCATCGGTTCAGGAGACACTAAGTGATTTAGTTATGACCCTGGGAAAATGAGATGCAGAGACGAAATACAAGACGCAGGTCAAGTGCCTGGAGGTGAATGAATAGGAGTCTTGTGAGTGACACGGTGAGGGCAGGTAGCCGCCACCTCCGGGGCCTGGGTTCATACTCGCCAGGGAAAAGACAACATCCATTCACAGACTTTTCCAGACTCGGGCAATTTGCCTTCCTGTTTGGAAAGTGCAGCAGTTATAAGTGAGTGGACGTTACCTTCCTGAATGGCCTCTTGTACCTTCTCCGAGTCTGACGATAGGTACAGGTTGGTGAGATACGCCTTCAGGTATCCGATCGGACTCTTCCCTCCTGTCATGCAGAACCGTTCAATGTTCAGGCCTAAAATAAAGTGTGACAGAAGACATCATTCAGAATTTTAGGTCACTAGTAGCCTTTTCACAGGATCATAGTTTAtactgttgaaaaaagacatttgtccatcaagttcaaccaaggaagggaagggattggatgaggaagggatttatgggaaacaattctatataaaataaccatcaatgttatttaggtgtaaaaaggcatctagacccttcttgaagctctctgctgtccctgctgtgaccagcgcctgaggcaggctattccacagattgacagttctcatagtaaaaaagccctgtcgtccccggtgattgaaccttgttttctccagacagagacagtgccccctcgtcttttgatttgacttaatctggaacaacttaccaccatattttttgtatggaccattcatatatttatataaattaatcatgtcccctcgtagtcgtctcttttccagactaaataaatctaattgttttaatctttcctcataactgagaccctccataccccttatcatttttgtggctctacattgaaccctctccagctccagggcctcctt contains the following coding sequences:
- the NT5C1B gene encoding cytosolic 5'-nucleotidase 1B; this translates as MSGASPDTTQASPAAAAEAEGQHDTQAAKAFYDSIAPKKKPKLPKPQNAITIAVSSRVLFNMVSERQMYEDEGVEKYVEYQQKNEEIPLKPGPAFPFVKAVEEVNKQLRILYPDSEELFDIVLMTNNHAQVGVRLINSINHYGLNIERFCMTGGKSPIGYLKAYLTNLYLSSDSEKVQEAIQEGIAAATMFISKRDIVLPEYELRVAFDGDAVLFSDESEQIVKERGLDSFFEHEKQFENKPLAQGPLKCFLEALGKIKRKFYAKDARLKCPIRTYLVTARSAASSGARALKTLRAWGLEVDEALFLAGAPKGPILDKIRPHLFFDDQMFHIEGAQELGTIAAHVPYGIGQKYHKSTLKEEAKKEPEKK